The region GTGGTGATGACCGGCAGCCAGGCCGGGCTGCGCTACCTGCAATGCAGCCTGTGCGAATGCCGCTGGCACATGGTCAGGGTAAAATGCAGCAACTGTGAAGCCACCGGCGCACTGGACTACTGGTCGCTGGAACGTCAGGATGCCGCGGTCAAAGCGGAAAGCTGCAACGATTGTCACAGCTACCTGAAAGTCTTCTACCCGGAAAAGGACCGTGACCAGGAACTGCTGGCCGATGACCTCGCCTCCCTCGCCCTCGATGCCGAGGTTGAGCGTGAGGGATTCGGCCGCAGTGGCGTCAGTCCGTTTTTGTTTCCTGGTTGAAGCAAGCATCGCGGGGCACGTCGAGTTGCCCCGCGGTAATCCACACTCAATCCCCCCGGAGACCCTCATGGCCTTGAAAAAATCTTCCGCCGAACTCAAGCGCGACCTGAAAAGCGTCGCCTCCAACCTTGAGCGCACTGCCGGCGAAATCAGCAAACTGGCCGAACGAATCGAGGGTGTCGATGTTGTTGCCGTACTGCACCTGATGAATCGCCTGTACAAGGACTCGGACAAGCTTCATGCCTACGCCGACGAGATCAAGAGCGGGCGCATCGTACGCGCCAAGGCCGAATAACCCGGCGCTGCAGGCGACGGACAAATCCCGACAGTAGACTTACACTTGGATGAGTTCCAGTTCTTCTTGAATGGAGCACATGCAATGAAGCGCTGTGAAGTACTGATCATCGGCGCCGGGCCCACCGGCCTGGTGCTGGCCTTGTGGTTGAGCAAACAAGGCGTGAGCGTGCGCATCATCGACAAGGCCAGCGGCCCCGGCACCACGTCCCGGGCATTAGCGGTGCAGGCACGAACCCTGGAGCTGTACCGCCAGCTGGATTTGACCACGACTATCGTCGAGCGCGGCCGCCAGGTGCCCGCGGCCAACCTCTGGGTCAAGGGCCATGCCGCGGCCCGCCTGCCCCTGAACAGCATCGGCGCTGGTTTCACGCCCTACCCCTTCCTGCACATTTACCCGCAGGATGAACATGAACAGCTGCTGATCGACCGCCTTCAGGGCTTCGCAGTCGACGTGGAACGCAACACCGAACTGAGCGACTTCAGCCAAGATAACCAGGGTATCAAGGCCCGCTTGCGCCATGCTGACGGCACGCAGGAGCACTGCCAGGCCAGTTATCTGGCCGGATGCGACGGCGCTGGCTCGACAGTGCGCAAGGCTCTTGGCATTGGTTTTCCCGGTGGAACCTACCAGCAAGTGTTCTATGTTGCCGACGTGCAGGCCTCGGGCCCGGCGCTGAACGGCGAGCTGCACGTCGACCTCGACGAAGCGGACTTTCTCGCGGTTTTCCCTTTGGCCGGAGATGGCCGAGCCCGGCTGATCGGTACCGTGCGCGACGCACGCGCCGAGCACCCCGAGCAATTGCGCTTCGACGATGTCAGCCATCGTGCCATCGAGCACATGAATGTCCAGGTCCAGCAGGTCAACTGGTTCTCTACCTATCGGGTACACCATCGGGTGGCGGAACACTTCAGTCAACAGCGTACGTTCCTGCTCGGCGATGCCGCCCATATACACAGCCCGGCCGGCGGCCAGGGCATGAACACCGGTATTGGCGATGCCATCAATCTTGCCTGGAAGCTGGCCAGCGTCCTGCGCGGCGAAGCCCGGCAAAGCCTGCTGGACACTTACCAGATCGAGCGCAGTGCCTTCGCCCAGCGCCTGGTGGCCACCACCGACCAGGTGTTCAACTTTGTCACCGCCGATGGTCGCCTGGCAGCCCTGTTACGCACCCGTCTGGCCCCGCGCATGCTGCCGCGGGTGTTGGCCTTCAGGTCAGCCCAGGCGTTTCTGTTCCGCACCGTCTCGCAAATCACCCTGAACTATCGCTACATGCCGTTGAGCTACGGCGATGCAGGCTCACTCCAGGGCGGCGACCGCCTGCCCTGGGTCGCCGAAGACGGGCGCGATAATTTCAGCGGCCTGAGCCGTATCTGTTGGCAAGTGCAGGTTTACGGCGCTGTCAGCGCAAGTCTGGTGCAATGGTGCAGCGGTCGCGGCATACCCGTGGATGTATTTGTCTGGAGCCCGGCCCACGAAGCTGCTGGGCTGGTACGCGACGCGGTGTACCTGATACGGCCAGACACCTACATCGCGCTTGCCTGGGGCAATGCCGACGCAGCAGTGCTGGAAACCTATTTTGCCGAGCGTGGCCTCAACCTGCCCGTCGATAACCCGAACAGGTGAGCGCAAGCGTTAGCCTGTGATCAATGCCAGTAGAACATGGCCTTGGCCAATATCACGATCAACAGCATGTGACCGAGAATACTGCAACGAATCCAACGGGCGCGAGCCTGAGTCAGGCGCTGGCGCTTGAGCAGATACGCCAGCAGCAGGTAGTGGCCAATGATGCTCAAGGCGAGGATGATCTTCAGGCTGAGCAGCGTGGCAAAGCTGCTCGCCAGCGGCTGGCTGAGAGCGCCGCGATGATGCCAGGCAAGACCGATACCGGCGCCATACAGCACCAGCACGACAGCATGCAGCACTTTACGCGAACGGCTGGAGATCGCCTGGTCAGCTGCGCCCTGAGCAGTCTCGGAAACTTGCTGACGCGCGGTATGCCAGATGAACACTTCAAAAAACAGTGTGCCGATAAAGGCGATCGCCGCCAGCAAGTGAATAACCAAAATATAGGGGTAGTACATTGTCAGCCTCCTGCTCTGGCGTCGTTATCCTGGATGACCGTCAACCCGCGCACGCATAAGCATTGGCGCGTAACGCCACGCATACAAGGCAAACGCCAGTGTCCAGCACAACCCGGCCAGCCACAGGCCCTGCAAAGGGAACCACTGCACCACGAGCACCCGGCTAAGGCCGCCAAGATTGAGCAGCGCGAATGCCAGAGTCATCCCTGCCGGTGGCTGCAGTGGCCTGCCGGTATGCCCAAGGCTGACGCGGGTAACCATTGCCAGGATCAACCCACCGATGGCGCCCACTGTCAGGCTATGCACCGCAAGGCTGGGGTTGATCGCAACGCCAAGGTGCCACAAGGCCATGCCCAGGCACGCCAGCGCCATCCAGGCATAGGCCACATGCAACGACCACAACAGCGGGACCTTCCACAGCCCGCGATCATGCCAGCGCCACAGACGCACCGCGTGGCCAAGGGTCAGTACCGCGAACAACACCCCCACCCCGACATTGGGCAGTAGCGCCGGGCCAGTGATATACAACAGTGCTATCAGCGCAGAACCTGCCAACAGCAGCCAATCCAGCCACGGCCACGGCGCCACCGCATCGACCCGTCCCAGGCCACGCTGGGTGAAGAACGGAATCACCCGCCCGCCAATCATCACCATCATCGCCGCCACCAGCCAGATACCGCCCAGCACACCCTGGCGCTGCCAGCCGTCGTTGCCTTGGACCAAGCCGTACACCGCCACCGCATCGACCACGGTGAGCAGCAGCAACAGCAGCACGATGGGGTAGTTGCGCTTCTGCCGTACCCGCCACAGCGTGACCGCCATCAGCACCGCCACTACCAGCGGGAATGCCAGCTCCAGCACCACCAGCACGGGCCAGGGCGCATTCACCAACCAGGCAACCCGTGCCCCCAGCCACAGTGCAGCCAGGGCCGCCAAAGGCTTGCCACTGATACCCGGTTGGCCGGTCCAGGTCTGCACGGCGGTGAGCAAGAAGCCAGCAATGATCGCCAGGCCAAAACCGAACAACAGTTCATGACGGTGCCAGGCCAGCCAGCCACCGGCGGGCTGCCAATCGCCCAGCGAGCCGTGCAAGGCTGCCAGCCACAGCGGAATTGCCAGCAAAGCCAAGCCACAGCCACCGAGGAAGAATGGCCGGAACGCCAGACGCAACAAGGGCACGATGGCCATTGCTTTACGGCGATCAAGTACTTGCATTGACACCACTCCTTAACCCTGTTGCCGGGGTGCCCCAGGGCGAAACCTATCCCGGCGTTATCGTCTACGATTTAGTGAGCCTAGCCCTTGTCGCACGTCAACGCGTGCTGGCTACAACTGCGTAAGCTGCCCATCGCTGCTTCATGCTCGATTGTGCAAGAGCCGTGCCCCTGCGCATTTGCTGGCTCGATCTCGCGATGCAGCCAACAAACCGGGTATAAATTACCCTTAGATGGTTGTTTTAACCCTTCATAACAGGGTTATTTTTACCCTACAGTTCGGCAAAAGCTGACAGTCTGCGGGCTTGAGCCTGGTCCGACTCTTGCTGATAAGCCCCATCAGTCATTCGTTTGGAGTTCACATGAGAAACATCATCCAGCCATTGGCATGGTTCGCCGCCCTGGGATCGTTCATCGCGATCGCCAGCAACGTTGCCCTCGGTCTTATCTGAGTCCTCTTTTAACTCGCCTCAGGATGAACGCTCATGGTCCTTCACCGTGTCCATCACCAGATTCTGCGCAGTCACCACTTGTTCGAGCCGCTCAATGACGAGCAACTCGACGAGCTGATGGCTTCCAGCCAATTACTCAGCGTCGACAAGGGGGAACCGCTGTTTCGGCAAGGCGAGCCGGCTGAAGGGTTTTATTTTGTGATTGCCGGCGCGGTAAAAATCTACCGCCTGACGCCGGACGGCCAGGAGAAAGTGTTCGAGGTCATCGGTCCTCGGCAGACCTTTGCCGAAGCCATGATGTTGATGGACACACCCAACTATGTGGCCTCGGCCGAAGCCATCGCGCCGTCGCAATTGTATCGGTTGTCCAACAGCACCTACCTGCGCCTGCTGCAGAGCAACAGCCGGCTGACCTTCGCGCTGCTGGGCAAGCTGTGCGTGCGCTTGCACCAACGGGTCAATGAAATAGAAACCTTGTCACTCAAGAACGCGACCCACCGCGTAGTGCGTTATCTGCTCACGCAAATGATGCAGGTTCAACCGGTCGAAACGCAGTTCGAACTGCCAATGGCCAAGCAACTGATCGCAGGCCATCTGTCGATTCAGCCGGAAACGTTCTCGCGCATTATCCGTCGTTTGATCGATGAAAAGGTCATCACCCAGGAAGGCCGGCATATCGTCATTCTCGATCGTTCACGGCTGGAGCAGTTCGAATGAAGGCTCTGCCCGTCTGCCTGTATTGCCAACACAGCAACCCCATCCATGGCGTTGAATGTGAACAATGCGGCATGCCGCTGCCAACCTCCCCG is a window of Pseudomonas sp. DG56-2 DNA encoding:
- a CDS encoding FAD-dependent oxidoreductase, encoding MKRCEVLIIGAGPTGLVLALWLSKQGVSVRIIDKASGPGTTSRALAVQARTLELYRQLDLTTTIVERGRQVPAANLWVKGHAAARLPLNSIGAGFTPYPFLHIYPQDEHEQLLIDRLQGFAVDVERNTELSDFSQDNQGIKARLRHADGTQEHCQASYLAGCDGAGSTVRKALGIGFPGGTYQQVFYVADVQASGPALNGELHVDLDEADFLAVFPLAGDGRARLIGTVRDARAEHPEQLRFDDVSHRAIEHMNVQVQQVNWFSTYRVHHRVAEHFSQQRTFLLGDAAHIHSPAGGQGMNTGIGDAINLAWKLASVLRGEARQSLLDTYQIERSAFAQRLVATTDQVFNFVTADGRLAALLRTRLAPRMLPRVLAFRSAQAFLFRTVSQITLNYRYMPLSYGDAGSLQGGDRLPWVAEDGRDNFSGLSRICWQVQVYGAVSASLVQWCSGRGIPVDVFVWSPAHEAAGLVRDAVYLIRPDTYIALAWGNADAAVLETYFAERGLNLPVDNPNR
- a CDS encoding CopD family copper resistance protein, which produces MYYPYILVIHLLAAIAFIGTLFFEVFIWHTARQQVSETAQGAADQAISSRSRKVLHAVVLVLYGAGIGLAWHHRGALSQPLASSFATLLSLKIILALSIIGHYLLLAYLLKRQRLTQARARWIRCSILGHMLLIVILAKAMFYWH
- a CDS encoding NnrS family protein translates to MQVLDRRKAMAIVPLLRLAFRPFFLGGCGLALLAIPLWLAALHGSLGDWQPAGGWLAWHRHELLFGFGLAIIAGFLLTAVQTWTGQPGISGKPLAALAALWLGARVAWLVNAPWPVLVVLELAFPLVVAVLMAVTLWRVRQKRNYPIVLLLLLLTVVDAVAVYGLVQGNDGWQRQGVLGGIWLVAAMMVMIGGRVIPFFTQRGLGRVDAVAPWPWLDWLLLAGSALIALLYITGPALLPNVGVGVLFAVLTLGHAVRLWRWHDRGLWKVPLLWSLHVAYAWMALACLGMALWHLGVAINPSLAVHSLTVGAIGGLILAMVTRVSLGHTGRPLQPPAGMTLAFALLNLGGLSRVLVVQWFPLQGLWLAGLCWTLAFALYAWRYAPMLMRARVDGHPG
- a CDS encoding Crp/Fnr family transcriptional regulator, whose protein sequence is MVLHRVHHQILRSHHLFEPLNDEQLDELMASSQLLSVDKGEPLFRQGEPAEGFYFVIAGAVKIYRLTPDGQEKVFEVIGPRQTFAEAMMLMDTPNYVASAEAIAPSQLYRLSNSTYLRLLQSNSRLTFALLGKLCVRLHQRVNEIETLSLKNATHRVVRYLLTQMMQVQPVETQFELPMAKQLIAGHLSIQPETFSRIIRRLIDEKVITQEGRHIVILDRSRLEQFE
- a CDS encoding protein DnrP, coding for MKALPVCLYCQHSNPIHGVECEQCGMPLPTSPAHAAAKQQLRFLWFCIGLTLFCVAMVLWLPR